In Deinococcus sp. QL22, the following are encoded in one genomic region:
- a CDS encoding LapA family protein — protein sequence MRTIVLIVIVLLLVLFGILNINALTFPHTLSLGFVTYKGVPLGMILLLLGLALALIFYFWAGVTGLRAQADSAKLLRDMEALRVSLDSQEGSRFAQLQTHIDQRLGSLETQMQAPKALGMGKELSASDLAATNARIDGLQRDLNLQLAQLDDYLKRKLG from the coding sequence ATGCGTACCATTGTCCTGATCGTCATTGTGTTGTTGTTGGTGCTGTTCGGCATCCTCAACATCAATGCCCTGACCTTTCCCCATACCCTCAGCCTGGGATTCGTGACCTATAAGGGCGTGCCACTGGGCATGATTTTGCTGCTGCTGGGGCTGGCGCTGGCCTTGATCTTCTACTTCTGGGCGGGCGTCACGGGTCTGCGGGCACAGGCCGACAGCGCCAAATTGCTGCGCGATATGGAAGCCCTGCGTGTCAGCCTCGACAGTCAGGAGGGCAGCCGCTTTGCCCAACTGCAAACCCACATCGACCAGCGCCTCGGCTCGCTGGAAACGCAGATGCAAGCGCCCAAAGCTTTGGGCATGGGTAAGGAACTAAGCGCCTCTGACTTGGCCGCCACAAACGCCCGCATAGACGGCTTGCAGCGCGACCTGAATTTGCAACTGGCCCAACTGGACGATTACCTCAAGCGCAAATTGGGCTAA
- a CDS encoding Gfo/Idh/MocA family protein, translated as MTSTGAGLRWGILGAARIGRALIPAIRAAGGEVTFLGVREPNAERARDYAAEWNIPVVGSYADALASDVDAIYNPLPNDLHLPMTRDTLRAGKHALTEKPFTLNAAEAAELEREAQSAGRVLLEAFAYRFQPHVERIVELVRGGELGEIRAFRGAFGFPLTNPDDFRWDASKGGGALFDVGTYPVNLMRLLLGEPQSVTARARWTEGGTASGVDMGLSAVLDYPQASASIDCAFDWGDTATQRLTVIGTQGTLDMSGVFHSNTAEPSTFTLTNAAGTTQETFGPFNAYAGMVAHFQRVALGQEAALYPPSDAVAHARVLDALYASARTGERVDIHGS; from the coding sequence ATGACATCTACGGGAGCGGGCTTACGCTGGGGCATCTTGGGCGCGGCGCGGATTGGGCGGGCGCTTATTCCAGCTATTCGGGCGGCGGGCGGAGAAGTGACGTTTTTGGGCGTGCGCGAGCCAAATGCCGAGCGGGCGCGGGACTACGCCGCCGAATGGAACATTCCGGTGGTGGGCAGCTACGCCGACGCCCTCGCCTCTGATGTGGACGCCATTTACAATCCGCTTCCCAATGATCTGCACCTGCCCATGACCCGCGACACCTTGCGGGCCGGAAAGCACGCCCTCACCGAAAAGCCGTTTACGCTGAATGCTGCCGAGGCCGCCGAACTGGAGCGGGAAGCACAGTCAGCGGGAAGGGTGCTGCTGGAAGCCTTCGCCTACCGCTTTCAGCCGCATGTGGAGCGCATCGTGGAGTTGGTGCGCGGCGGCGAATTGGGCGAGATTCGGGCCTTCCGGGGCGCGTTCGGCTTCCCGCTCACCAACCCCGACGACTTCCGCTGGGACGCCAGCAAGGGCGGTGGGGCGCTATTCGATGTGGGCACGTATCCGGTGAATCTGATGCGCCTGCTGTTGGGCGAACCCCAAAGCGTTACCGCCCGCGCCCGCTGGACGGAAGGCGGGACTGCCTCTGGCGTGGACATGGGGCTGAGTGCCGTGCTGGACTACCCGCAGGCCTCGGCCAGCATAGACTGCGCCTTCGATTGGGGAGATACGGCCACGCAGCGCCTGACCGTCATCGGCACACAGGGCACCCTGGATATGTCGGGCGTATTCCACAGCAACACCGCCGAGCCCAGCACGTTTACCCTCACCAACGCCGCCGGGACAACGCAGGAAACGTTTGGGCCATTCAATGCCTATGCGGGCATGGTCGCCCATTTTCAGCGTGTGGCGTTGGGGCAAGAAGCCGCCCTGTACCCGCCCAGCGACGCCGTCGCCCATGCCCGCGTGCTGGACGCCCTGTATGCTTCGGCCCGCACGGGGGAGCGGGTGGACATTCACGGGTCTTGA
- a CDS encoding MBL fold metallo-hydrolase: MPEPVTIGPVTVCVIPLAAGECLNVAALTQWGAAWRVQAYPAGFALLLHPSGPVLLDTGYGPQVPRLMRRWPGVLYGLITPVRLAAGGTAAAQLARMRLEIRSIKTVIVSHLHADHVGDLRAFPAARFVLDGKAYPPLRGLRGLRAVRRAFLPELLPPDFEARTDALAFAPAPAWLAPFAEAADVFADQSVWAVRVPGHAPGMIALVVREAATGEGGSEWTLLATDAAWNVRALREGGEVHPLARIAFFDVQQERRSRQQLQAWLALHPRARVIVSHDVPETRLLESRPVSL, translated from the coding sequence ATGCCTGAGCCTGTCACCATTGGCCCAGTGACTGTGTGTGTCATCCCCCTCGCGGCGGGCGAGTGTCTGAATGTGGCGGCGCTGACGCAGTGGGGAGCGGCGTGGCGGGTGCAGGCGTATCCGGCGGGGTTTGCGCTGCTGCTGCACCCTTCCGGTCCGGTGCTGCTGGACACGGGCTACGGCCCACAGGTGCCCCGGCTGATGCGGCGCTGGCCCGGCGTGCTGTACGGCCTGATTACTCCCGTGCGCTTGGCGGCTGGAGGCACGGCGGCGGCGCAACTGGCCCGCATGCGGCTGGAGATTCGGAGCATCAAGACCGTGATCGTGTCGCACCTGCACGCCGATCATGTGGGCGATTTACGGGCGTTTCCAGCGGCGCGGTTTGTGCTGGACGGTAAGGCATATCCGCCCCTGCGCGGTCTGCGTGGACTCCGGGCGGTGCGGCGGGCTTTTCTGCCCGAGCTCTTGCCCCCAGATTTCGAGGCCCGCACGGATGCGCTCGCCTTTGCCCCGGCCCCCGCGTGGCTGGCCCCCTTTGCCGAAGCCGCCGATGTCTTCGCAGATCAGAGCGTGTGGGCGGTGCGGGTTCCCGGTCACGCCCCCGGCATGATCGCGCTGGTGGTGCGTGAGGCGGCAACGGGCGAGGGCGGCTCGGAATGGACGCTGCTCGCCACCGACGCGGCGTGGAATGTGCGTGCCCTGAGGGAAGGTGGGGAAGTGCATCCCCTCGCCCGAATCGCCTTTTTTGACGTGCAGCAGGAGCGCCGCAGCCGTCAGCAGTTGCAGGCTTGGCTGGCCCTCCATCCCCGCGCCCGCGTGATCGTCAGTCATGATGTTCCCGAGACCCGTTTACTGGAAAGTCGTCCGGTCAGCCTATGA
- a CDS encoding NADAR family protein → MTAPVYFYRTAHPFSNFHPSIFTADGVTYHTAEQYLMARKAECFGDTERLAAILAAPTPDECKRLGRLVAPYDNAVWEAKRFEVALDMLRLKFGQNARLRAVLLETGDAPLVEASPSDRIWGIGYREADAEANRARWGQNLLGLALEQVRSEFRAQLG, encoded by the coding sequence ATGACCGCTCCCGTCTACTTCTACCGTACTGCACATCCCTTTTCTAACTTTCACCCCAGCATTTTTACGGCCGACGGCGTGACCTACCACACTGCCGAACAGTATTTGATGGCCCGTAAAGCCGAGTGTTTTGGTGACACAGAACGCCTCGCCGCGATTCTGGCCGCCCCCACGCCTGATGAATGCAAACGCCTGGGCCGTCTGGTTGCGCCCTACGACAACGCCGTGTGGGAGGCCAAACGTTTTGAAGTGGCGCTGGACATGCTGCGACTGAAATTCGGCCAGAATGCCAGGCTCCGCGCCGTCCTGCTCGAAACGGGCGACGCGCCGTTGGTAGAAGCCTCGCCCTCAGACCGCATCTGGGGCATCGGCTACCGCGAGGCCGACGCCGAAGCCAACCGCGCCCGCTGGGGCCAAAATCTGCTGGGGCTGGCGCTGGAGCAGGTGCGGTCAGAGTTCAGGGCACAACTCGGCTAA
- a CDS encoding thymidine phosphorylase, producing MTATPKLHIPDLIQKKRDGHEHSRAELEALVLGYTRGDVPDYQVAAWLMAVYLKGMTPPETADLTLVMAASGDQMNLGDLPRTVDKHSTGGVGDKTSLILTPMLAALGLTVAKMSGRGLAHTGGTIDKLESIPGWTSELDEAHFLEQARTIGLALVGQSKDLAPADGKLYALRDVTATVDCLPLIASSIMSKKLASGAHTVVLDVKVGAGAFMKTLEDGRGLARAMVDIGKHSGRQVRAVLTDMDAPLGFMAGNSLEVLEALDTLRGHGPQDLTELCVSLAVEALAAQGEDEQQAEARARATLSDGSALAKFRAFIEGQGGDPTYVDDVSKFDVAPGREEILATSGGFVGKIDALSVGRAVLVLGGGRERKGEAIDHGVGVELLKKPGDAVQVGDAVLRLYHRDGRGLDVARDLLTAGLTLQADKPAAEALILDRVN from the coding sequence ATGACTGCCACACCCAAACTGCATATTCCTGACCTGATTCAGAAAAAACGCGACGGACACGAACATTCCCGCGCAGAACTGGAAGCCTTGGTGCTGGGCTACACGCGGGGCGACGTACCCGATTATCAGGTGGCCGCGTGGCTGATGGCGGTGTATCTGAAGGGCATGACGCCTCCCGAAACCGCCGATCTGACGCTGGTGATGGCGGCCAGCGGCGATCAGATGAACCTTGGAGACCTGCCGCGCACCGTAGACAAGCACTCCACGGGCGGCGTGGGCGACAAGACCAGCCTGATTCTGACGCCGATGCTGGCCGCGCTGGGCCTGACGGTGGCCAAAATGAGCGGGCGCGGTTTGGCCCACACGGGCGGCACGATAGACAAACTGGAAAGCATTCCGGGCTGGACGAGCGAGCTGGATGAGGCCCACTTTTTGGAGCAGGCCCGCACGATTGGGCTGGCGTTGGTGGGCCAGAGCAAAGACCTTGCCCCCGCCGACGGCAAGTTGTACGCCCTGCGCGACGTGACCGCCACCGTGGACTGTCTGCCCCTGATCGCCAGTTCGATTATGAGCAAAAAGCTGGCATCTGGGGCGCATACGGTGGTGCTGGACGTGAAAGTCGGCGCGGGTGCATTCATGAAAACGCTGGAAGATGGGCGCGGGCTGGCGCGGGCGATGGTGGACATCGGCAAGCATTCCGGGCGGCAGGTGCGGGCCGTGCTGACTGACATGGACGCGCCGCTGGGCTTTATGGCGGGCAACAGCCTGGAGGTGCTGGAAGCGCTGGACACCCTGCGCGGTCACGGCCCCCAAGACCTGACCGAACTGTGCGTATCGCTGGCTGTAGAGGCGTTGGCCGCACAGGGCGAAGACGAGCAGCAAGCTGAAGCCCGCGCCCGCGCCACCCTCAGCGACGGCTCGGCGCTCGCCAAATTCCGGGCCTTTATCGAGGGACAGGGCGGCGATCCCACCTACGTGGACGATGTGAGCAAGTTTGACGTAGCGCCCGGACGCGAGGAGATTCTGGCGACCAGCGGCGGCTTCGTGGGCAAGATAGACGCCCTGAGCGTGGGCCGCGCCGTACTGGTGCTGGGCGGCGGGCGCGAGCGCAAAGGCGAGGCGATCGACCACGGAGTCGGCGTGGAACTCCTGAAAAAACCTGGCGACGCGGTACAGGTCGGAGACGCCGTGCTCCGCCTGTATCACCGGGATGGGCGGGGGCTGGATGTGGCCCGCGACCTGCTGACGGCGGGTCTGACCCTGCAAGCCGATAAACCCGCCGCAGAAGCTCTGATTCTTGACCGGGTGAACTGA
- a CDS encoding NAD(P)-dependent oxidoreductase, with translation MRVLVTGATGFLGGVVARELAASGFEVWGVGRDAVRGQALSADGVRFVPLDLREGTGLRGLIAEADAVVHSAARSTLWGRWADFYADNVEVSAAVARACAGAGVRLVYISTPSVYNATGQTRNISESTPVGPAYFPHFDSLYAHSKYLAELEVQAAHPEATLLRPRGIYGPGDTSILPRLAQALRAGRLPRLDSGGEVHTELTHVRNVSHAVALAITRPAPGLYNITDGVTIPIWATLDRLADALGVPRPTRQANPRVLEAVARVLEAVYALHPRRPEPPLTASGVRLLTRGMTLDLTRARERLGYRPVIHPDQGLEEAIAEVAERAAAHA, from the coding sequence ATGCGGGTACTGGTCACGGGTGCAACGGGCTTTTTGGGGGGCGTAGTGGCCCGCGAACTCGCGGCATCCGGCTTTGAGGTCTGGGGCGTGGGCCGCGACGCTGTGCGGGGTCAGGCCCTCAGCGCAGATGGTGTGCGCTTCGTGCCGCTGGACTTGCGGGAGGGGACAGGGTTGAGAGGGCTAATAGCAGAGGCTGATGCTGTGGTGCATTCGGCGGCGCGGTCTACCCTGTGGGGCCGCTGGGCCGACTTCTACGCCGACAATGTAGAGGTGAGCGCGGCAGTGGCGCGGGCCTGTGCTGGGGCAGGCGTGCGCCTCGTGTACATCAGCACACCCAGCGTGTACAACGCCACCGGGCAGACGCGGAATATCTCAGAAAGTACCCCGGTTGGCCCCGCCTATTTTCCACACTTCGACTCCCTGTATGCCCACAGCAAATATCTGGCCGAATTGGAAGTACAAGCCGCCCACCCCGAAGCCACTTTATTGCGCCCACGCGGCATTTATGGCCCCGGCGACACCAGCATTTTGCCCCGGCTGGCGCAGGCTTTACGGGCAGGCCGCCTTCCCCGCTTGGATAGTGGGGGAGAAGTTCACACCGAATTGACGCATGTCCGCAACGTGTCGCACGCTGTAGCTTTGGCAATCACGCGACCTGCCCCCGGCCTCTACAACATCACCGATGGCGTGACCATCCCGATCTGGGCCACTCTAGACCGCTTGGCCGATGCCCTCGGTGTGCCCCGTCCCACCCGGCAGGCCAACCCGCGTGTGCTGGAAGCAGTGGCCCGCGTGCTGGAAGCTGTGTATGCTCTGCATCCCCGCCGTCCCGAACCGCCCCTGACGGCCAGTGGCGTGCGCCTGCTGACGCGCGGCATGACCCTAGACCTGACCCGCGCCCGCGAACGGTTAGGGTACCGGCCTGTAATTCATCCCGATCAGGGGTTAGAGGAAGCCATAGCAGAAGTTGCAGAGCGGGCGGCGGCCCATGCCTGA
- the ruvX gene encoding Holliday junction resolvase RuvX, whose amino-acid sequence MTPTALPTVLALDVSKRRIGFAVSAGGLAFGRGSIDRKRLPLDLKAVRLRAKESGAGLLLLGLPLDADGGHNAALDRVRAFGRILQEQGYTVAYQDERFTTQRARALGAADEDEAAAVQILELYLMGLKHNAPAEAEEWE is encoded by the coding sequence ATGACCCCCACCGCCCTTCCCACCGTTCTCGCACTCGACGTCAGCAAGCGGCGCATCGGCTTTGCGGTCAGTGCCGGGGGGCTAGCCTTCGGGCGCGGCAGCATAGACCGCAAACGCCTGCCGCTGGATCTGAAAGCCGTGCGCCTGCGTGCAAAGGAATCAGGGGCGGGGCTGCTGCTGCTGGGGCTGCCGCTGGACGCCGATGGGGGCCACAATGCCGCGTTAGACCGGGTGCGGGCCTTTGGACGCATTTTGCAGGAGCAGGGCTATACGGTGGCCTATCAGGATGAACGCTTTACCACCCAGCGGGCGCGGGCGCTCGGCGCAGCCGATGAAGACGAGGCCGCCGCCGTGCAGATTCTGGAACTGTACCTGATGGGCCTGAAGCACAACGCGCCCGCCGAGGCCGAGGAATGGGAGTAG
- a CDS encoding methyltransferase domain-containing protein, with the protein MPRPARSRSDNRHDPNSPFKRKASKPKGDYRERQPAHEYVLDVLPGLEAIAENELADVPLARDIRGLRFWYPGDMERLNRLKSVVAVYRIKAWDVPRPRGFLGNQQLSELATFVAEVARVGGHKSFRLGAAGKESSVMQRLASELEGLIGLTHNAEEGELLLRFRPEEHGEGWEVLARMTPRPLSARAWRVCNMNGGLNATLAYAVLKLAGQRDEDRIFNPMSGSGTLLIERALMGPSAAMVGVDIDPAAVECAQRNLAAAKREIEVACVDALNTGLPDRSFDLILADLPWGDAIGTHGGNEVLYPAFLKEMYRLLSRQGRLAVITHEIKLFQGLLEGSTEWYARELFQAFSGGHHPKAYLLSKR; encoded by the coding sequence ATGCCGCGCCCCGCCCGTTCCCGCTCCGACAATCGCCATGACCCCAATTCGCCCTTTAAACGCAAGGCCAGCAAGCCCAAAGGCGACTACCGGGAGCGGCAGCCTGCACACGAATACGTGCTGGACGTGCTGCCGGGGCTAGAGGCGATTGCGGAAAACGAACTGGCCGATGTGCCGTTGGCCCGCGATATTCGTGGTCTGCGCTTCTGGTATCCCGGCGACATGGAACGCCTGAACCGCCTGAAATCGGTGGTGGCCGTGTACCGCATCAAGGCCTGGGATGTGCCGCGTCCACGCGGGTTTCTGGGCAATCAGCAGCTCAGCGAACTGGCGACCTTCGTGGCAGAAGTGGCGCGGGTGGGCGGCCACAAATCCTTCCGACTGGGCGCGGCGGGCAAGGAATCCAGCGTGATGCAGCGCCTCGCCTCCGAACTGGAGGGGCTGATTGGTCTGACACACAATGCCGAAGAAGGCGAATTGCTGCTGCGGTTCCGGCCCGAAGAACACGGCGAAGGCTGGGAAGTGTTGGCCCGCATGACGCCCCGGCCCCTGTCGGCGCGGGCGTGGCGCGTGTGCAACATGAACGGCGGCCTGAACGCGACGCTGGCTTACGCCGTACTGAAACTGGCCGGGCAGCGCGACGAAGACCGCATTTTTAATCCCATGAGCGGCAGCGGCACCCTCCTGATCGAACGCGCCCTGATGGGGCCATCGGCGGCGATGGTGGGCGTGGATATAGACCCCGCCGCCGTGGAGTGTGCCCAGCGCAACCTGGCCGCCGCCAAACGTGAAATTGAAGTGGCCTGCGTGGACGCCCTGAACACGGGCCTGCCCGACCGTTCCTTCGACCTGATCCTGGCCGACCTGCCCTGGGGCGACGCCATCGGCACGCACGGCGGCAACGAAGTCTTGTACCCGGCCTTCCTGAAGGAAATGTACCGCCTGCTGAGCCGTCAGGGCCGCCTGGCCGTCATTACGCACGAGATCAAATTGTTTCAGGGCCTCCTCGAAGGCAGTACCGAGTGGTACGCCCGCGAACTGTTTCAGGCGTTCAGCGGGGGGCATCATCCGAAGGCGTATTTGCTGAGCAAACGGTAA
- a CDS encoding (4Fe-4S)-binding protein produces the protein MTQAQGATTSGKAYTAPGITVYYDAVRCRHVAACVSGLPNVFDPQARPWIQPANAEAQAVAAVVRTCPTGALHYVLQGGPAETPDPATTISPVPNGPLIVRGDLTLMTPGGPVKEVRAALCRCGASTHKPYCDGTHEKIGWKSDPQPTNEG, from the coding sequence ATGACTCAGGCCCAAGGCGCTACCACCAGCGGCAAGGCGTATACCGCCCCCGGCATCACCGTGTATTACGACGCCGTGCGCTGCCGTCATGTGGCGGCCTGTGTGAGCGGACTGCCGAATGTGTTTGACCCACAGGCCCGTCCGTGGATTCAGCCAGCCAATGCCGAGGCGCAGGCAGTGGCCGCTGTGGTGCGAACTTGCCCGACTGGGGCGCTGCATTACGTACTCCAGGGTGGCCCCGCCGAAACCCCCGACCCGGCCACCACCATTTCACCCGTGCCCAACGGCCCGCTGATCGTGCGCGGCGACCTGACGCTGATGACTCCGGGCGGCCCCGTGAAAGAAGTCCGGGCCGCCCTGTGCCGCTGCGGAGCCAGCACGCATAAACCGTATTGCGACGGCACGCACGAGAAAATCGGCTGGAAAAGCGATCCCCAGCCCACGAACGAAGGCTAA
- a CDS encoding enoyl-CoA hydratase/isomerase family protein encodes MTPHSFGQPPSVAQLTAPGAYPGLHLQMHDGGILEVVLQNDRTLNSVNAPAHRALTVVWRDIDAAEGVRCVLIRGEGRGFSSGGDFELIEEMASDFTALARVWREARDLVYNVINCGKPVVSAIHGPCVGAGLAVALLADVSVAAKTARLLDGHVRLGVAAGDHAAIIWPLLCGLNKAKYHLMTGEPVSGEEAERIGLVSLCVPDEELLDRAWRVARQLAAGSPTAVRWTKYALNNWLRAAGPTFDASLALEFLGFTGPDVREGLASLREKREPKFAEDAPI; translated from the coding sequence ATGACTCCCCATTCTTTCGGACAGCCTCCCAGCGTCGCCCAATTGACCGCACCCGGCGCGTACCCCGGCCTGCACCTCCAGATGCACGACGGCGGAATTCTGGAAGTGGTACTGCAAAATGACCGCACCCTGAACAGTGTGAACGCCCCCGCCCACCGCGCCCTGACGGTGGTGTGGCGCGACATAGACGCTGCCGAGGGCGTGCGCTGCGTGCTGATCCGGGGCGAGGGCCGAGGCTTTTCGTCGGGCGGGGATTTTGAACTGATCGAAGAAATGGCGTCTGACTTTACGGCGCTGGCCCGCGTGTGGCGCGAAGCCCGTGACCTCGTGTACAACGTCATCAATTGCGGAAAACCTGTGGTGAGCGCGATTCACGGCCCCTGCGTGGGTGCGGGACTGGCAGTGGCACTGCTGGCCGATGTGAGCGTGGCGGCCAAAACAGCGCGGTTGCTGGACGGCCATGTGCGGCTGGGCGTGGCAGCGGGCGACCACGCGGCAATCATCTGGCCCCTGCTGTGCGGTCTGAACAAGGCCAAATACCACCTGATGACCGGAGAACCCGTGTCGGGCGAGGAAGCCGAGCGGATTGGACTGGTGAGCTTGTGCGTGCCAGACGAGGAACTGCTAGACCGGGCATGGAGGGTGGCCCGCCAACTGGCCGCAGGCAGCCCCACCGCCGTTCGCTGGACAAAATACGCCCTGAACAACTGGCTCCGTGCGGCCGGGCCGACCTTTGATGCCAGCCTCGCCCTAGAATTTCTGGGCTTTACTGGCCCCGATGTGCGCGAAGGATTAGCCAGCCTCCGCGAAAAGCGGGAGCCGAAATTTGCAGAAGACGCACCGATATAG
- a CDS encoding nucleotidyltransferase domain-containing protein — MTALSQLPAWLPELTQHWAAEEGVQAVFLTGSFARGDANEFSDLDVQLLVVDGSSVSGHTTYHEGLLLSVDRSELSHRERALTDPDTALWNLVALQTGLPLHDPAGVFAVLQAKARALEWATLAPEAHRQAARRIAGSAEELHKIMGGLNAGDAGKVAYAALGLTFALGQAALLSTGTLIPTENRWLTLARDAWPDPVWHESFSCLAGLGTDSPEARGRAALTTYARAVALAQWPQDSGPEQRDYAVAQEAASRGAAFLSRVVP, encoded by the coding sequence ATGACCGCTCTTTCCCAGCTTCCAGCTTGGCTGCCCGAACTGACCCAGCACTGGGCCGCCGAAGAAGGCGTGCAAGCCGTGTTCCTGACCGGAAGCTTTGCGCGGGGCGATGCCAATGAATTCAGTGATCTGGACGTGCAATTGCTGGTGGTTGACGGCTCATCGGTGAGCGGCCATACCACCTACCATGAAGGCCTGCTGCTGAGCGTAGACCGCAGCGAACTCAGCCACCGCGAACGCGCTCTGACCGACCCCGACACCGCCCTCTGGAACCTGGTGGCGCTACAGACGGGTCTGCCGCTACACGATCCGGCAGGGGTATTTGCCGTGCTGCAAGCCAAAGCACGGGCATTAGAGTGGGCCACGCTTGCCCCTGAAGCCCACAGGCAAGCGGCCAGGCGAATCGCTGGGAGTGCCGAAGAACTCCACAAGATCATGGGCGGCCTGAATGCGGGCGACGCGGGCAAAGTCGCTTACGCCGCGCTAGGCCTGACCTTTGCGCTGGGGCAAGCCGCTTTACTGAGTACCGGAACCCTGATTCCCACCGAAAACCGCTGGCTGACACTGGCCCGTGATGCTTGGCCTGATCCTGTTTGGCATGAGTCTTTCTCTTGTCTGGCCGGACTGGGAACCGACTCGCCGGAAGCGCGGGGGCGGGCGGCACTCACTACTTATGCACGTGCCGTCGCTCTGGCGCAGTGGCCTCAAGATTCTGGGCCAGAGCAGCGGGACTACGCCGTGGCACAGGAGGCAGCGAGCCGTGGTGCAGCCTTTCTTAGCCGAGTTGTGCCCTGA
- a CDS encoding long-chain fatty acid--CoA ligase produces MQGNMMDVPLTVPFILERARTTYASREVVSLLVAGRDEAGQPIPHRHSTTYGAVADRALRLGAGLLGLGLQPGDRVATLAVNSFRHLEAYLGVPSAGLVLHTVNIRLHPKQIAWILNHAEDRVLLIENVFGAMIPAIKAACPKLEHILVLGPTPAPIPLPGVADYDAFVMAHEPLAQYPQIAETDAAAMCYTSGTTGNPKGVLYTHRSTVLHSLVSAPKDGLNVGEADTVMPIVPMFHVNAWGLPYTCAMYGAKQVFGGVFSDGRTLAGLLQNEGVTITAGVPTIWMGLLAELDRAKAEGESYDLHALERLIVGGSAAPESLLRAFWNNHGLTMLHAWGMTETHPLGTASGVPVGVDPASDEGFALRAKQGRAVPLVWLDLLSEEGERLPHDGKTMGRLIARGPWIANSYFKGEGQSNFFELDGNLWFDTGDIATLDARGYMHIQDRSKDLIKSGGEWISSVDLENAIMAHPAVAQCAVIAMEDPKWDERPLAVVVPRPGQSVSHEEIIAFISPKFAKFWLPDATITAESIPIGATGKFLKREMREQYKDFKPGS; encoded by the coding sequence ATGCAAGGCAACATGATGGATGTACCGCTCACCGTCCCCTTTATTCTGGAGCGGGCACGTACCACCTACGCCTCCCGCGAAGTCGTGAGTTTGCTGGTGGCAGGGCGCGACGAAGCTGGACAACCGATTCCTCACCGCCATAGCACCACCTACGGCGCGGTGGCCGACCGGGCCTTGCGTCTGGGCGCGGGTTTGCTGGGCCTTGGCCTGCAACCGGGAGACCGGGTGGCCACGCTGGCGGTCAATTCCTTCCGGCACCTGGAGGCGTATCTGGGCGTGCCCAGCGCGGGACTCGTGCTGCATACCGTGAATATTCGCCTGCACCCGAAGCAGATCGCGTGGATTCTGAACCACGCCGAAGACCGCGTGCTGCTCATCGAAAACGTGTTTGGGGCCATGATTCCGGCGATTAAAGCCGCCTGCCCCAAGCTGGAGCATATTCTGGTGCTGGGGCCGACGCCTGCGCCTATTCCGCTGCCCGGTGTGGCCGACTATGACGCCTTCGTGATGGCCCACGAGCCTCTGGCCCAGTATCCGCAGATCGCTGAAACCGACGCGGCAGCCATGTGCTACACCAGCGGCACCACCGGAAACCCCAAAGGCGTGCTGTACACCCACCGCTCTACGGTGCTGCACTCGCTGGTCAGCGCCCCCAAAGACGGCCTGAACGTGGGCGAGGCCGATACCGTGATGCCGATTGTGCCCATGTTCCACGTGAATGCCTGGGGCCTGCCCTACACCTGCGCCATGTACGGCGCGAAACAGGTGTTTGGGGGCGTGTTCAGCGATGGACGCACACTGGCCGGACTGCTTCAGAATGAGGGCGTGACCATCACGGCGGGCGTGCCGACCATCTGGATGGGCCTGCTGGCCGAGCTTGACCGGGCCAAAGCCGAGGGCGAATCCTACGACCTGCACGCCCTAGAGCGCCTGATCGTGGGGGGCAGCGCCGCGCCCGAAAGCCTGCTGCGGGCCTTCTGGAACAATCATGGCCTGACCATGCTGCACGCGTGGGGCATGACCGAAACGCACCCACTGGGCACCGCCAGCGGCGTTCCTGTCGGAGTAGATCCCGCCAGCGATGAAGGTTTTGCTCTGCGGGCCAAGCAGGGCCGCGCCGTGCCGCTGGTCTGGCTCGATCTGCTCTCGGAAGAAGGCGAGCGCTTGCCCCACGACGGCAAAACGATGGGCCGCCTGATCGCGCGTGGGCCGTGGATCGCCAACAGCTATTTCAAGGGCGAGGGCCAGAGCAATTTCTTCGAGCTGGACGGCAATCTGTGGTTCGACACAGGCGACATCGCCACGCTGGATGCACGCGGCTATATGCACATTCAAGACCGCTCCAAAGACCTGATCAAGTCGGGCGGCGAGTGGATCAGCTCCGTGGATCTGGAAAACGCGATCATGGCCCACCCCGCCGTGGCCCAGTGCGCCGTGATTGCTATGGAAGACCCCAAATGGGATGAACGCCCGCTGGCCGTCGTGGTGCCGCGCCCCGGCCAAAGCGTCAGCCACGAAGAAATCATCGCGTTCATTTCGCCCAAGTTTGCCAAGTTCTGGCTGCCCGACGCGACCATCACCGCCGAAAGCATTCCGATTGGAGCCACCGGCAAATTCCTGAAACGCGAAATGCGCGAGCAGTACAAGGATTTCAAGCCGGGAAGCTGA